The following nucleotide sequence is from Apium graveolens cultivar Ventura chromosome 4, ASM990537v1, whole genome shotgun sequence.
ggttaaaagaatgtagtatagttaaattcaagcttaggcataagtatgaatgttaaaattgaatttgttggggttgttatgatgtgataaggatggatgttggttgtatgttggatttgaggttgaattgggttggttttgaatggttttaaattgggaaatcgcgtaaacatagccgtcgtaacgtccgattttctttagactgtttttgtgcataactttaggacccgagaaccccctgctagattttgaccatttccagttttagatagttcgtgttacgagcttcattttgatatgtagttctttcgattccgatgcacggtttaggagaaacgaccgtttcaagtaacggcgtttcgcgaacgaaacttttcccctcgccttactttgaaacataggttaaagaccaaaaagggttaattaatgtatgaaacatttatggtaagtgtgttaggtagttggtaagacactcgcgaaggaatcgccttaaaactcgtaaaggttaaattattaaaaatggtggagccgagggtacccgagtgacttaagtgaatcagtaagcgcaaatcAAGCgatagagtctaagttagttaaagtatagatttacaagtaactttggtttaattccaacttacttgttgtttataggttaccagactcgtcccgagccttttatcaccccaagtcgctcaggcaagttttctacccgttataactgttgttgtgatgtatatatgtatatgcattatcttgagatagatggatgttggttaattagcaaatgttgcaatatattaaagcatgctgctatggtatatatatatgcatgcctgtttcgtattctttccatatatatctgttgattcagttgataatacctatgctagagaatagcggtaccttgcatatacccttagtatagggacccaaaaggtggaaatattttctaaaaccgggagtcgaggatcccgagtagattttgtatatatgtatataaatatatatatatatatacttatatatatatatgattatagttttccaaactattaatcgaataaggtttattcgataacttttattttattaattgaatcctatttcgaatattcattcgagggcttatgactcagtttttttatcatttgaatattacttgaatattcttttgaggacatatgactccttttattgtattaattgaatattatttgaatattcatttgaggatgtatgactcctttatttttatttaatgaatattatttataatattcattcgaggtattatgactccacttattactgaataatattctttattttataaaagaataatgttcgataatcaaacttattttttattattcaaataaagatattactttcgtataagtatatctttgattatttgctattcattcaagtataagttttccaacttctacctcaattattcttatgggaatattatttaaataataatattcagatatttctttcctatcgggactgatttattttaataaatcagtattactccaaacattcttaaaaatattttcgagtcttcaaaatgatttttaaaagttagagcggatcccaaaactcatttttatatttaagatcttcctttcaaaggagatttaaatattcgctcaaaacctggggaatccgtctctatggtgtattttatattcgcaacaaggttacagttttggtaaatgaattgattacttacccaacgttcgggaagtaagtccatctattgagtcggcataagcaacatgggctcagtgggcgtccatgatagtgtaagtggctcagtgggagtccatcaaatgcataagtggctgagtggcagtccagcataaggtcctattacgaccagggtgatgaccagtggggaattcgtccatctactagtagaaaatgttacttatgggtatctttgcctgatcagcaagatatctggtttatgccaaaattcttttcctttccaaatttattggatattgcaattatgttcatacttcacatgacagaggttttcaggaaatgtataaaggaagatgtatatgtggatatatatatatatatatatatatatatcagaacttaatgaagtatatcataacttcatttcctttaataatatttttaagatttaatctattcaaatcttgtcttgtagtctcatctatgtgatgaactgttgaaagctcattatactttgaacaatggtagttcaagtagctttataaatgatataagtgtagtgaagtatttggtaacttcatcttttaaacttatatctagttaataattgtcttatgaatgacaaagattttcagaaaaacgttgagacaaggttagatatatgagatcaccttgtaacgatatttttttatacagttatacactggaactctgtgtgtattatgcatggaagaggacttccaatattttgaaaagtatatatgtatatatactgaatattttgcgacttcatcgcattaagatatcaaacttggttcatttcttttgaccaagactttcatgagtactatgagaaggttcatattgttaatcattatacatattattttggtgggcttgctgctcacccttgctttcttctttcatcacacaacaacagatagaaaagatgaataggactaagctcccaattcgcaggcagataggaaacattccgcagtttcctgtaggcgtggatgtcgctgtagctgaggtaggaactaccaataggctaggttttcaacttatgatgtaccagacttatgtataattatgaattgtaataatggcaaagaaatgtaaatttattcagaaacctttttagggtgtattgacatataattgtggaataaaatgacttgtggttatttttggatgttcatctctgagactataacgtgtggtgtgtgtgtttattgtggggtcacagtacagagtagttgagtaattattaagattgggtgttattaagggaaatggaactcgtgacaacccggatccccgaccccggatttgggggtgttacatatcccattttgaatccttcactgttgtctccaaaggtcaccaatgggccagcttactcctcaaactgtgataacagggctctaccaccagtcatatgcctggaacatccattgtctatgatccagatgactttcttcactaACTCTGCACACAATaagtcttaagtgtgtttggaaacccaagcagtgttgggtagtttcttcttggtaACTTTTTCAGTAGAGGTAGAATGAGTAATTTTAGATGAAACAGAATTCAGTGATtgttgtgcatgttttccttctgatgtagactcaatttttatttttaaggtctattctcaatttgtggcaactcttcattaccttcatattacaaggaatgcagtcaaacttgtcacataatgaatagggatcattagaatttgcttcattgtatttgcaagttccttcagctgacttgctaacaacctttttataaaggtgagttaggtgatttgaagagccacatttttcacatttctttctaggagtatttgcaacataagaaaaaatattgcttttatttatccctattttcccatttctatttttctttctctttcttgcatcttcagttttggtttcttgaactggagtcttgggactttgtttgttctTGAGTTTCTCTTCAGTGTTGGAAGACTGAATTGATTCTttagttttcttctctttatctttattagcaatttcttgcttgatactcaattcttcttcactgaagttgactacacatgctttgaatataggtgcattaacctctttaaaaaaggttggagcattctcagtcttCTTGGCTTTCCCGTTGTCACCTACAGTTTTCTTTTTGTCACTCATgtcatcatagtcaaggccaataacaatgtttgcacatggctcattcttctcatgatactgttcgaccagttcagatgcatttatgaaagatttcatctttactttattcttttctagcttctcccttaacactttttatttgcacacttgagcttgttcttgagataagcattttcttgttttaaagcttcaagctcaacTAGCAACAATTCAGTtttttgcttctcactctcgatcttcttatttatctttgttaatctgctatcttcttcattagcagcaaccatgcttgtgtgaatgtgaaacatttttgtgctcatctttttaacagtttccttgtattgattcacgtttaaatcaatagtggtaagagttggtgtctgtacttttgatgaggatgattcaccttgctccaaagccattagagcatagtttccaacttcctcatcttcatcattatttgaatcatcccaactctttccctccgCAATGTAAGCTTTTCTCTgttgctttttcagaagagcttcatactttgcttccagttcaagataagctttatctttcttcaccttcttaggtttcctgtattctgtagcaaagtggcctagttcatcataattgaagcaccttatattagatctatcaacatatccatttttgtaaccactcttggtgtcagaattgtacttccctttctctttcgAGCTATTGTCTTTGTTGAAGTATTGTCCTTTATTCCTGAAGTACATTGGCTTCTTTattctaatgttagagaattttctatctagataggccattgactgatctagttcatccagttcttcaagagtgtagaactcatccttttccaaatctaatatgacttgctcctgtgaatcattttttctctgctcacttgttgagcCAACTGAAGTTCGGGATCCTAGTTCGTTATTGAATGAGtggctttcatttacaattaaagcacttatTCCATCCACAACATTTCCTTGACCAGACCTCAGCGATTGCCTTTAAATCATCTCTATTTcttatgttttgagaattccatatagaacttccagagttattctactcaagtctctcccttccttgattgctgagattttctgttccaaatggtcagggagagtaagcaagaactttagatttacctcttcagcttcatagtatttgtcatgaagctgcaagtcatttgatcagcttgttgaatctttcaaacacatcagtaatgctttccttaggcttagctatgaaaccctcatactgtgaaattaatagccttctttgattagatctaacctcctcagttccttcacatagtatctcaatcttttcccatatctgcttggcagtgtcacagttgacaatattgttgtacatcatattgtcaagtgactcaatcaatatcatttgcaagctgctatccagggaaactttctccttttcaggaccagaatactcagcaggatcttttggagcataatggggtggtatgaccatgtctcaatctgtagattcctcaactcttaccataggaatgaagggtccattcttgagaatctgaatgtacaCTACGTGAAAAACTGGAATAAACATCACATTTTTTACATCAGTTACAAAAAAAACTGATGTAAAAAcaatttttgacatcagtttcTCTCAAACCGATGTGAAACAGCATTATTCACATCAGTTTCATGGCCGACCGTTGTATATAACTacttttttaaaaattaaaaaaaacacgGAACAAAATGTTCCCCCTTTATAACTAAAAAAATACGGGGGAAATTTTTACTTAAACAAAATTCATTTCCCCCCTTCTTTCTCACTGCTCTCCCTCCTCGACCTCTCTCTCTCGGTACACTCTCCCTCCCcgacttctctctctctctctctctctatctctctctctctctctctctctctctctctctctctctctctctctctccgtcTCCGACTCCGTCTCTCACCTCTCAACTATCACTCTCCCCTCTCTTTCACCTCTACCCGTTACAAGCCCTAAAACAAAGTTAAACCCTCTATTACAGATCTAGCAAGAAGGTTGACATGCAGCCCTGAGAAGTGTTCATACAACCCGAATCAAGCAAGTTTTACACAAATCGAGCTCTGTTTCACCGAAATTGAACCCTAATTTGTAAGTGTATTTtcaattaaatttgattttttgggactTTTGATTGGTGTGTGTGTGTCTTATAGTCAGATTATTACTGAATTTATGTATCTTTGTGAATTGATGTGTAtgcattatttttacttgtgtgAAATGGGGCTTTGTTGATATATTTGTGCTAATGTTATTTAAAATGAGTGTAATCATCTTTCTTTTTTGATTGTATATTTTAAAATGTGTATGTATTTTAGTAATCATCTTTCTGTTTTGATTGTCTGTTTGTGCTGATATGGGgctttataatttttttatttatataaactGTGCAATTTATGGAAGGCAGTTGTGTATGAGCTTGAGAACAAGTTCACAAGCTTAATTAGATATTTGTTAAAAAAGATATAAAATTAGTGAAATACAGAAGAGATGTTAATGATTTTGAGGAGAACTAGTCGTAATTGTAATTTAGGTATTCGTTAAAAAAGGTATAAAATTAGTGAAACGCAATGTAATTGTATATGGTATGATAGGTTTATCATAATTTATTAAATGGGTAACCATGATAATTTAATAACTGCCATTATCCGAATAAAATAATGCGTAGTTACTATATACTCAAGAAAATGATTAGGTGTTagtaaattatgaatttttatttaatattttaaattatgatCATGTAGGTTATATGGATAAGTCATGGATATCTGCAGATAGGGATTCATTAGAGTATGAAATTGGGGTAGAAAAGTTTTTGATATTTGCTGAAGAAAACTGTAAGGATCCTAAGATGATACCCTGTCCATGTGCACGTTGCTGCAATTTTAAGAAATTCTCGGTAAAAATCATTAGGGGGCGTCTATATGAAAAGGGTTTTAGTTTAGGGTACATcgattggatttggcatggagCTAAAGCTAGCTGTAGATCATCGGATGGTAGCACAATGCCACCTCCGTGTTCGGAAAATATTGAACAGAATATTGAAGAAAATTTTGCTGCATCACAGGTAGGTGATATCTGTGAAGCAGCATATAATAACCGGGGTAATTTGGGTGATGATTGTGATAAGCATTCAGAGGAGTTTAAGAGGTTTTTGGCCGATGCTGAGCAACCTTTGTTTGAATGCAGCGATTCTAGTAAATTAGATTCGATGCTCAAGTTACATAACTGGAAAGCAAGATTTGGTATTAGTGATAGTGCGTTTACGGATTTACTTTCTTCCATTGGCGCCTTACTTCCTAAAGATAACGTCTTGCCAAGTAATGCATACACAGCTAAGAAAACCCTATCCGATTTAGGTCTTGAATATATTAAGATCCATGCATGTCCGAACGAAGGCATTCTATATAGAGgtgtaaattctgattttgtCCAGTGTCCCAAGTGCCACATATCTCGCTGGAAGTTAGGCAAGGGTGGTAAATGGAGACTTAACGTCCCGGCTAAAATTATGTGGTATTTTCCAATCATTCCAAGATTTAAACGGATATGTAAGTCGAATTCTACCGCTGAGCTTCTGACTTGGCATGCTAACCAAAGAAGTCAAGATGGGCAGATGCGTCATCCAGCCGACTCTCCTTCATGGCGGAATGTCGATTATAAATGGCCAGAATTCGATAATGAGCCGAGAAATCTTCGATTAGCCATGGCGGCGGATGGTATAAACCCCCACAACAATGGCATGAACAATGGGTATAGCTGTTGGCCAGTAGTATTGACAACATATAACCTTCCTCCGTGGTTGTGCATGAAAAGAAAGTTCTTGATGTTAACAATATTAGTGTCTGGTCCGCAAGAGCCAGGTAATAACATTGACGTCTTTTTGCAACCACTTATTGATGATCTCAAAAAGCTCTGGAAAGAAGGTGAACCAGATGTGCACGACGCTCATACTAAATCTTCTTTCACTTTGAGGGCAATATTAATGTGGACAATAAATGATTTTCCCGCTTATGGGAACTTGTCCGGTTGTGTCAACAAGGGTTATATGTGTTGTCCAGTTTGTGGCGACGATACCGTAGCCAAGTATTTACCTTATACCAAGAAAATGTGTTTTCAAGGCCATCGTCGATATTTACCTAGGAATCATCCTTATAGGAGGAAAAAGACGGCTTTTAATGGTGAGCAAGAGTTAGGAAATGCTCGTCAAATCCTTTCTGGAGAAGAGGTGTTAAGGCAGCAGGAGTGGATTAAATTTGCTTTCAGGAATGCAGTAAAGAAGTCCAAAAAGGTCGACTGTCCATGGAAGAAAAAGTCAGTTTTCTTTGAGTTAGAATATTGGAAGTTTCATTATGTTCGTCACTGTCTCGATATTATGCACGTTGAGAAGAATGTGTGCGACAATCTTATTGGGACACTCCTAAATATGAAATTTAAAACTAAAGACAGCGAGGCCTCCCGACTTGATATGGTTGAAATGGGCATTAGGACAGATTTGGCTCCACAAAAAGTAGGAGCACGGAGAACGTACCTGCCCCCTGCTGCTTATACTCTTtcaaaggaaaaaaaaagaaaactgTTAAAGTCATTGTCATCAATGCAACTTCCCTATGGACATTCATCAAACATAAAAAATTATGTCTCGATGCCTGATATGAAGTTATTTGGGCTGAAGTCTCACGACTGTCACATACTACTTCAATAGCTACTCCCAGTTGCAATTCGTGGAATTCTCCCAAAAAATGTCCGGGTTAGCATCATTAGGCTGTGTTTCTTTTTCAATTCTTTGTACACTAAAGTTGTCGAGGTATCAAAATTGGATAAATTACAGTCAGATATAATATTAACCTTGTGCGAGCTGGAGAAAATATTCCCTCCCTCTTTTTTCGATGTAATGATACATCTTACGGTTCACTTGGTTAGATAATTGCATTTGTGTGGTCCGGTTTTTTACAGATGGATGTATCCATTTGAACGGTTCAATAAGGTGCTGAAAAGTTATGTGCGAAACCGTTTATATCCGGAAGGTTGTATAGCTGAAAGCTATCTCGGAGAAGAATCTGTAGAATTTTACAGCGAGTTTGTTCGATTGAGTTGCACAACTGCAGGTCTTCCGAAGGACAAAGCCAAACTTGATGGTCCGTTATCTCCTGCAATAATAAAGTCAGTCGAAGAAAAAGAGCGAGATGAGGCACACCTACATGTTCTTGAAAATAATTCGGAAGTGTATCCATACGTCACGTAAGTTAAATTTATTAACCCTTGTCTCAATCTTCTTTTAGCGAGTATTTATGGTATTTCCTTATCAATACTTTTATTTCTAGGATGCACAAGGAATTATTAGAAGAAACCTATCGAGGGAAAAAAAGACCGTGCAATGGCTAATCGGAGAGCACAATCGGTTATTGTCTAGTTGGTTTAAAAAAAAGGTCAGTGAAATGATAAGGAATGGAAAAGATGTTCCTGAAATGATAAGATCGCTTGCAGGCAAACCTTCTTTTTCCGTATTGACTTATGAAGGCTTTCTCATTGATGGGGTTCGATATTTCACAAAAGAACGAGATAATATGCGGGTGGTCCAAAACAGCGGCATGTCTTTAGTTACTAAGACTGTCCAAGTGAGTAGTGCCAAGGATTTAAATCTCGTGGAGAGCGATATGACATTTTATGGcgttattgaagaaatttgggagTTGGATTACCGTGCATTTAAGGCTCCGCTGTTCTTGTGTAGATGGGCAGATAGCGATAAAGGTGTCAAGGTTGACGATCTCGGCTTCACACTTGTGGACCTTAGTCGACAAGGTCACAGAAATGATAAGTACATATCGGTTGACCAGGTCAAGCAAGTTTTCTATGTCAACGATCCAGTCGATATTACCTGGTTAGTTGTATTTACTTCCACGAATCGAGATTACCATGAGGTGTATAATGACGATGATTTAGGGGACACAACACTGAAAAATCCTCCATTCTGCTCTCAAATCCCTAAAGTAAATGTCCTAGTAGATGTAGATGATGATGCAGATGAGCCTAGTCTTGGAAATCAACGAGAGGATGTCGAGGGAATTTGGATTAGAAAATGATTACATTTTGAATTTGGATGTCGatgtatttttaattaattttgatATTTGTATTATTGTGAGAGACAGAAGTATGCTTTTGGGACATGTTTAATTGCTAAACCCTGGATAATTTGTCTTTGATTTTCAGTTGTTTCATAGTTACAATGCATTTTACATTTTTTACATTCGCGTTATTTCTATATTGTCTgctctttatttttattttttaatgttTTACTATAATGCATTTAGAACGCTTATTCCCACTGTTGATTATTATATATAGCTAATTATGTACACCATGTATTTCAGGAATTGCAAGCACATGAATGGGGAAGAAGAAACCCAGAACACTGATATCTAAAAAAGCAGTGACAGAGGAGGGCGGtgagaaaaatgaagaaaagcaACTGGAAGTGAAGCAATTGACACCTGGAAAGCAAACTGATGTGAAGCAATTGACACCAGAAAAGCAACTGGATGCCGTACAACCTACAGATGACCCTGGAGAAGATGGAAAAAAGGCAGACTCTGATGTTCCACAAGAGACGGTTACAAGTACAGAATCTAGGAAAAGAAAAACTGGAGCAACACGTGGTGTTTGTGCTATGCACAAGGTCGTGATGAAGAAAGCTCAAgggaaaaatttcaaaatcagATACAACAGAATCAGAATTCCCATTGGTGACACAAGGCACACCTTGTAGTCTTATATTGGTATGCTGGCGAGGACGATGGTGTCAATTGATCTTGAAAATTGGCTAACAGTGGATGAGGAGTTAAAAGCGAAGATATGGAGTGGTGTGCAGGTAAAATAAATCATGTTTATTTTACCTAAATATTGTAACTTGTTTAGTATATGAGTTTTTACCTTGTACACGGTTATTTTTTCCTCTCAGGATACTTTCAAAGTAGCTCCGAAAAGTGAGGGGTTGGTCTTAAAGTCAGCGGGTACGAAGTGGAGACAATTCAAGTCTGAATTAACTAGAAAATTTGTGAAGCCGTATAttggaaagaagaagaagctaagcaaGCCCCTCCAAAATATGCGTATGTTGGCAAGGACTGTTAGAGAAGATTTGTGGCTGTGAGGACCGGTAAAAGCTGGGAGGTATATCTTTCATATTTATATCTTTCACATTTATCATGGTATATTTGAATTAGTGTTGAATTTAATATATCTTGTGTGCAGGAGATTAGTAAAGTGCAAAGCGAGCGAGTTAGCGAGCGAAAATATCCACACAGAACCTCAAGGAAAGGATATATTGGTTTGGAGGAAGATGAAGTACGAGTTTCTTGCTATCTCTGAAATTTAGTATAGTATTGCACTtatttttttaaacatttttatttcttcaTTTTTTAACAGATCAAAGCAGGGCGGCTGGCCCCTGAAAAATTACCTGATCGAGCAATTTTCTGGAAAAAAGCTCGTACGCCACCAGATGGAGTTATTGATGAAGAGTTGGCTAAGACATTTGAAAAAATTGTAAGTTCCAGATTTAATTGAACTAACTTCTTTTAATTTTAGTTGCACCATTTTTCAATTTAATTGCATTTTTAAATTCATATACAGTTTTAAATTTAACTGTACTACCTTTCAATTTAATTGtatttttaattgtatttgttttcaatttaattgtatttaaaaatttagttatagttttaattttaattgcacttctttttaattttatgtgaacttctttttaattttaattgcacTTCTTTTTAATTTACTTGTACTGCTTTTTAATTTACTTGCTTTAATTTTAATTGTACATGTTTCAAATTTAATTGCATTTTTAAATTTAGTTTTAATTGCACTCCTGTTTAATTTGTTTAATTTTAACAGGATGAACTACTTGAAAAGAAACGCAAGGGTGAGTTTGTACCGTCTGGAAGCGAGGATGTGCTTTCTGTTGCAATGGAAACTCCTGAACATTCTGGTAGAGTTCGAGGAGTTGGAAGCTTTGTAAATGCATTGACGTACTTTAATTTATCGAAAGAGAAAGACAAGAAGAGCAGAGTGAGCAAAGCAGAGTTTGAACAAACAAAGAATGACTTTGAGAAAAGAAATGAGGATCTTATGTTGCAGATTGCTGAGCTGAAGAATGCGATGAAGGAAATGGCTAGTGTAGCCAAACTCCACTCGCCGATGTTGTCTGATAAGGCAAGTTATCGAGTAGAAGAAAAAGAAGGAGTTGCTGAAATGAAGCAAAAGTGTGGTCTTACTGCTGTACGTGAATTGATGGTTGAAAACAATAATGGTAATGGTGATGACTGTGTGGACATTAATCATTTTGACCCTCCGCCTGGGAAAAAGGTAAAAAGTATTATACGTATATCTCTCAATATTTTTGCAATTGTTGCCAGACTTATTATTTGACAATGCTTATAAATGTAATTTAGGATCCGCGAAAGTGCGAGCTGGCAGTGGATGTAATTGAAAACAAGGTAGCTTTTGGTATGGTATTCTCCGAGGATAGAATGTCTACGTTAGTACATGGAGTACCTCTTGAGCCCGGATATGCTCGTGTCCAGGTAGACGGAACCATCAAGGAAGACGCCTTAGTTCCGGTACCAAGAGCTGGTGAAATAGAGACAATCCGCCAAACGGTTGGCTCCCTTGTAGCATGGCCTAAAAATTTGATCATCTTCAGTCCCCCCACTGCTGAGCTATTTTCTTAAAAATCAGAGAATTATAAATGCATTTTCTAAAAACTGTTAAGGTTTATGGAATAGTTGTTTATTTGTTTATTTGTTTGTAGAAAAAGAAGGAAGTGAAGCCAAGGAAAACAAAGATTGTCAATGCGTATCAGAAACTGTCGGCTGAGATGAAGAGTGTGAAACCTACTGACAATGTTCCTCGAAGGTTTATGTTGTTGTACAGACATGCCATGGTCATATTG
It contains:
- the LOC141719426 gene encoding uncharacterized protein LOC141719426, which produces MGYMDKSWISADRDSLEYEIGVEKFLIFAEENCKDPKMIPCPCARCCNFKKFSVKIIRGRLYEKGFSLGYIDWIWHGAKASCRSSDGSTMPPPCSENIEQNIEENFAASQVGDICEAAYNNRGNLGDDCDKHSEEFKRFLADAEQPLFECSDSSKLDSMLKLHNWKARFGISDSAFTDLLSSIGALLPKDNVLPSNAYTAKKTLSDLGLEYIKIHACPNEGILYRGVNSDFVQCPKCHISRWKLGKGGKWRLNVPAKIMWYFPIIPRFKRICKSNSTAELLTWHANQRSQDGQMRHPADSPSWRNVDYKWPEFDNEPRNLRLAMAADGINPHNNGMNNGYSCWPVVLTTYNLPPWLCMKRKFLMLTILVSGPQEPGNNIDVFLQPLIDDLKKLWKEGEPDVHDAHTKSSFTLRAILMWTINDFPAYGNLSGCVNKGYMCCPVCGDDTVAKYLPYTKKMCFQGHRRYLPRNHPYRRKKTAFNGEQELGNARQILSGEEVLRQQEWIKFAFRNAVKKSKKVDCPWKKKSVFFELEYWKFHYVRHCLDIMHVEKNVCDNLIGTLLNMKFKTKDSEASRLDMVEMGIRTDLAPQKVGARRTYLPPAAYTLSKEKKRKLLKSLSSMQLPYGHSSNIKNYVSMPDMKWMYPFERFNKVLKSYVRNRLYPEGCIAESYLGEESVEFYSEFVRLSCTTAGLPKDKAKLDGPLSPAIIKSVEEKERDEAHLHDAQGIIRRNLSREKKTVQWLIGEHNRLLSSWFKKKVSEMIRNGKDVPEMIRSLAGKPSFSVLTYEGFLIDGVRYFTKERDNMRVVQNSGMSLVTKTVQVSSAKDLNLVESDMTFYGVIEEIWELDYRAFKAPLFLCRWADSDKGVKVDDLGFTLVDLSRQGHRNDKYISVDQVKQVFYVNDPVDITWLVVFTSTNRDYHEVYNDDDLGDTTLKNPPFCSQIPKVNVLVDVDDDADEPSLGNQREDVEGIWIRK